A genomic stretch from Chloroflexota bacterium includes:
- a CDS encoding DUF126 domain-containing protein: MKLTGRTIFKGNAEGEALVTTMGISFFGGVDPDTGIIVERGHQLEGQSVAGKVLVFPTGKGSTVGSYTLYRLKHNGLAPAAIINAECETITAVGCIIAEIPCVDQINIEQIQSGNKVQISDNSVEL; this comes from the coding sequence ATGAAACTTACCGGACGCACAATCTTCAAAGGCAACGCTGAGGGAGAAGCCCTGGTCACTACAATGGGGATTTCGTTTTTCGGCGGCGTAGACCCCGATACCGGAATCATCGTCGAGCGCGGCCACCAACTCGAAGGTCAGTCCGTAGCCGGGAAAGTATTAGTATTCCCCACGGGCAAAGGCTCCACCGTCGGGTCGTATACCCTCTACCGGCTGAAACACAACGGCCTGGCTCCGGCGGCCATCATCAACGCTGAATGTGAAACCATCACTGCCGTGGGCTGCATCATCGCCGAAATACCCTGTGTGGATCAGATCAACATCGAGCAAATCCAGTCTGGGAACAAGGTTCAGATTTCAGATAACAGTGTGGAACTATGA
- a CDS encoding site-specific DNA-methyltransferase gives MPSLTWPSKTPPIPIHANLHTDSILYPQGVGYPHATANNQLIFGDNLAAMSALLPDFEGRIDLIYADPPFFTNRRFTARVGRGEDSRRPEEWQLSEGYTDHWADIDTYLDMLYPRLALMHRLLAPTGTLYLHLDWHANHYARLLLDEIFGAERLLNEIIWTYHGPSPIKSAFNRKHDTILSYTKSNKYIFNADDVREPYNPNTVKTFKSSSKAGFGKVPDLERGKVPEDWWYFPVVARLHNERTGYPTQKPEALLERIILASSNPGEIVADFFCGSGTTPLVAARLGRHFVASDAQWQAIQTTRNRLTALPGAVTALKRESRSHIPVGEAKLEGLVSLQSESEQPVFSLSESICDDIDYWEIDPHWDGDIFHSAAQAVRPFRKGKIPTKLRLPKIEGEISVRITRINGKSEIVPIKNQTSNR, from the coding sequence ATGCCCTCTCTCACCTGGCCCAGCAAAACCCCACCAATCCCCATCCATGCCAACCTGCACACGGATAGTATCCTCTATCCCCAGGGAGTGGGCTACCCGCACGCCACAGCCAACAATCAACTCATCTTTGGGGATAATCTGGCCGCGATGTCAGCGCTGCTACCAGATTTTGAGGGGCGCATTGACTTGATCTACGCCGACCCGCCATTTTTTACCAATCGGCGCTTTACGGCACGAGTTGGCCGCGGCGAAGATTCGCGGCGTCCCGAAGAATGGCAACTTAGCGAAGGCTATACGGATCACTGGGCGGATATTGATACCTATCTTGATATGCTTTACCCGCGCCTGGCGCTGATGCACCGTCTGCTGGCCCCTACCGGCACACTTTACTTGCATCTCGACTGGCACGCCAATCACTACGCCCGCCTGCTGCTGGATGAAATTTTCGGCGCAGAGCGTTTGCTTAACGAAATTATCTGGACCTACCACGGCCCCTCGCCCATCAAAAGTGCGTTTAATCGCAAGCACGATACGATCTTGTCGTACACGAAGAGCAATAAGTACATCTTCAATGCCGATGATGTGCGCGAACCCTATAACCCCAACACGGTCAAAACTTTTAAATCCTCGTCAAAAGCCGGTTTTGGCAAAGTGCCTGATCTGGAACGCGGCAAAGTGCCCGAAGATTGGTGGTATTTCCCCGTGGTGGCACGCTTGCATAACGAGCGCACCGGCTACCCGACGCAAAAACCCGAAGCCTTGCTAGAACGGATAATTCTGGCCTCGTCAAACCCGGGCGAAATTGTGGCAGATTTTTTCTGTGGATCAGGAACCACACCGCTGGTAGCAGCGCGTTTGGGACGGCATTTCGTTGCCAGTGATGCCCAATGGCAGGCTATTCAGACCACCCGCAATCGGCTGACAGCCCTCCCCGGAGCAGTGACTGCTCTCAAGCGGGAATCTCGTTCGCACATCCCTGTGGGGGAAGCCAAACTCGAAGGGCTGGTGTCCCTCCAGAGCGAGTCCGAACAGCCTGTTTTTTCGTTGAGCGAATCAATCTGCGATGATATTGATTATTGGGAAATTGACCCCCATTGGGATGGCGATATTTTTCACAGCGCGGCACAAGCTGTACGCCCCTTCCGCAAAGGAAAAATCCCCACAAAATTAAGATTGCCGAAAATCGAGGGGGAAATCAGTGTTCGAATTACAAGAATTAATGGGAAATCGGAAATAGTACCGATTAAGAATCAAACATCTAACCGATAG
- a CDS encoding 4Fe-4S binding protein: MLKVDDDLCHACRKCLAGEACRGSAFRRFDREDAPFIDSSRCWGCLDCIAECPFDAVVRHEHI, from the coding sequence ATGCTCAAAGTCGATGACGACCTGTGCCACGCCTGCCGCAAATGCTTGGCCGGTGAAGCCTGCCGCGGCAGCGCTTTCCGGCGTTTCGACCGCGAAGATGCACCCTTCATCGACTCAAGTCGCTGCTGGGGCTGTTTAGACTGTATCGCCGAGTGCCCCTTCGATGCGGTAGTGCGCCACGAACATATATGA
- a CDS encoding response regulator transcription factor codes for MTAKILCIEGKHAGTQLFVAQLQKKGYSVTNVFTGKAALAVLDGEKFKVAIINAPSMRTTGVRICQSVHERVPKMPIILIAEAGADSHSDNHCANIILPLPFTVRKLHNRVKSLSPTQSANHLKVGQIALDLELHHVRCQDRKSHLTPRLSAILEVLMRRAGEVVKREELFKQVWDTNFIDDTRTLDVHISWLRKAIEADPRKPKFLKTLRGVGYRLDV; via the coding sequence ATGACTGCGAAGATACTTTGTATTGAAGGTAAACATGCCGGGACGCAGCTTTTTGTTGCCCAGTTGCAAAAGAAAGGGTATTCGGTGACGAACGTATTCACCGGCAAAGCTGCGCTGGCTGTGTTAGATGGCGAGAAATTTAAAGTAGCGATTATCAACGCGCCTTCCATGCGAACGACGGGTGTGCGCATCTGCCAATCTGTGCATGAGCGCGTACCCAAAATGCCCATTATCCTGATTGCTGAAGCTGGGGCCGACAGCCATAGTGATAATCACTGCGCTAACATTATTTTGCCGTTACCTTTTACGGTGCGAAAATTGCATAATCGTGTCAAATCTCTCTCCCCAACCCAAAGCGCCAATCATTTAAAAGTCGGTCAGATTGCACTCGATTTGGAACTGCATCATGTGCGTTGCCAGGATCGCAAATCTCACCTGACACCGCGGCTGTCCGCGATTTTGGAAGTGCTTATGCGTCGAGCGGGGGAAGTCGTCAAGCGAGAAGAACTTTTTAAACAAGTCTGGGATACAAATTTCATCGACGACACCCGCACGCTGGATGTGCATATCAGTTGGCTGCGAAAAGCTATTGAGGCCGACCCCCGTAAGCCGAAATTTCTTAAAACCTTGCGCGGTGTTGGCTATCGGTTAGATGTTTGA
- a CDS encoding imidazolonepropionase codes for MLIHSASQVLTLIGPPQRGHALGALGIIEDGAVLLEGETIIAVGPSREMRAIYADEEQINARGRVVMPGLVDPHTHAVWAGDRSAEFEMRIQGKSYMEIMNAGGGIVSTVRQTQAASLEELKTQTRSRLIGMFEQGTTTAEVKSGYGLNTETELKMLQAILELNTEGPLELVPTFLGAHAIPPEYKDNADGYTDLVCNEMLPALKDWWQNQPSTLNLQPFVDVFCETGAFTLAQSRRILATARELGFPLKIHADEFDNLNGASLAAELGAASADHLVVTSLEDMASLGNSDTVAVSLPCTPFGLAEGHYTSAKDFLDANCILAIATDMNPGTAWCESMQFAIALACRYLRLTPAQAIAAATINAAAAIGKDDKIGSLEPGKQADVLILNAPDYRHLGYRFGSNLAHTIIKKGHIYPIGD; via the coding sequence ATGCTCATTCACTCTGCTTCGCAAGTACTCACCCTGATCGGCCCGCCCCAGCGGGGTCACGCGCTTGGCGCGTTGGGTATCATCGAAGATGGTGCTGTATTGCTCGAAGGGGAAACCATCATTGCGGTTGGCCCCAGTCGAGAAATGCGTGCCATTTACGCCGATGAAGAGCAAATCAATGCCCGGGGGCGCGTGGTGATGCCCGGCCTGGTCGATCCACATACGCACGCCGTTTGGGCGGGCGACCGCTCCGCTGAGTTTGAGATGCGCATCCAAGGCAAGAGTTATATGGAAATTATGAACGCGGGCGGTGGAATTGTCTCGACGGTACGCCAAACGCAGGCTGCCTCGCTGGAGGAACTCAAGACGCAGACTCGCTCGCGGTTGATCGGCATGTTCGAACAGGGAACTACCACCGCGGAGGTCAAGAGCGGCTACGGCCTGAATACCGAGACCGAACTAAAAATGCTGCAAGCCATCCTCGAATTGAATACCGAAGGTCCATTGGAATTGGTGCCAACGTTCCTCGGAGCGCACGCCATCCCCCCAGAGTACAAAGATAACGCTGACGGCTACACTGATCTCGTCTGCAATGAAATGCTGCCCGCGCTTAAAGATTGGTGGCAAAATCAACCTTCAACTCTCAACCTTCAACCTTTTGTAGATGTGTTTTGCGAAACCGGCGCCTTCACCCTGGCGCAATCCCGCCGCATTTTGGCAACGGCCCGCGAGTTGGGCTTCCCGCTCAAGATTCACGCCGACGAGTTCGACAACCTCAATGGAGCTTCGCTGGCGGCGGAGTTAGGCGCGGCCTCTGCTGACCATCTCGTAGTTACATCGCTTGAGGATATGGCTTCTCTTGGCAATAGTGATACCGTTGCCGTCTCGCTGCCTTGCACACCCTTTGGACTGGCCGAGGGGCATTATACGTCCGCCAAAGATTTTCTGGATGCGAATTGCATTTTGGCAATCGCCACAGATATGAATCCCGGCACAGCCTGGTGTGAGAGTATGCAGTTTGCCATCGCGTTAGCCTGCCGTTACTTACGCCTGACGCCTGCTCAGGCAATTGCCGCAGCCACAATCAACGCTGCGGCGGCAATTGGCAAGGATGATAAAATCGGTTCACTGGAACCTGGCAAACAGGCCGATGTGCTAATCTTGAATGCGCCCGACTACCGTCACCTGGGCTACCGCTTTGGGAGCAACCTGGCGCATACTATCATCAAAAAAGGTCATATCTATCCGATTGGAGACTAA
- a CDS encoding DUF5050 domain-containing protein has product MTTLLLLRVPIGREAHPTPEDQITKIAPTPRETVQSLELEATPMLQPTLTVSGPLNIPPGEQKGQIVFVCYVGGFDQICLMNADGSGRVQLTDVEATNFYPSLSPDGQTIVFSSRRTGNFEIYAMRLDGSGLEQLTEGIGSLYAPEISPDRQTIVFTNASGNQSLWLMNRNGSHPRPLTDAPTDEIDPTWSPDGRLIAFAASTTGDRQLYVMNADGSNLRQITALEKMGGRSSFSPDGQWLAFYAGPRGEHNIFIIGLDGNNLRQLTHGGDNLGPSWSPDGEWIAFTSFRDGNNEIYAIRPDGSEMVRLTNSWISDWQPRWGK; this is encoded by the coding sequence GTGACAACCCTACTCCTTTTGCGCGTGCCCATCGGACGAGAAGCGCATCCTACCCCCGAAGATCAGATAACCAAGATCGCGCCAACCCCGCGGGAGACAGTCCAATCCCTGGAGCTTGAAGCCACTCCCATGCTTCAGCCGACCCTCACCGTATCTGGCCCGCTGAACATCCCCCCCGGCGAGCAGAAAGGGCAGATCGTCTTCGTCTGCTATGTGGGCGGATTCGACCAAATCTGCCTGATGAACGCCGATGGCAGCGGACGCGTGCAACTCACGGATGTTGAAGCGACAAATTTCTATCCTTCGCTCTCCCCCGATGGGCAAACGATTGTTTTTTCTTCCCGGCGCACGGGCAATTTTGAAATCTACGCCATGCGATTGGATGGCAGCGGTTTAGAACAATTAACCGAGGGGATCGGCAGCCTGTATGCGCCCGAAATCTCCCCTGATAGGCAGACGATTGTGTTCACGAATGCCAGTGGCAATCAATCGCTGTGGCTGATGAATCGCAATGGCAGCCACCCACGCCCCCTGACAGACGCGCCTACCGATGAAATTGACCCCACCTGGTCGCCGGATGGCAGGTTAATTGCTTTTGCAGCTTCAACCACTGGCGACCGGCAGCTTTATGTGATGAATGCCGATGGCAGTAATCTGCGCCAGATTACTGCTCTCGAAAAAATGGGCGGGCGTAGCAGTTTTTCGCCCGATGGGCAGTGGCTGGCTTTTTACGCCGGGCCACGCGGCGAACACAATATTTTTATCATTGGCCTAGACGGCAACAATTTGCGCCAACTGACCCACGGCGGCGACAATTTGGGGCCAAGCTGGTCGCCCGATGGCGAGTGGATCGCGTTCACATCATTTCGCGATGGCAATAACGAGATTTATGCCATTCGCCCGGACGGCAGCGAAATGGTACGCCTGACGAATAGTTGGATTTCAGATTGGCAGCCGCGTTGGGGGAAATGA
- a CDS encoding quinate 5-dehydrogenase, with protein MKRAVSISLGSSARDKKVVVEFKGEAIQVERIGTDGDVEKAKHLYAELDGQVDAFGVGGVDLYLRLDGREYPLRAALKLVEQVKQTPVVDGRGLKHTLERRVFELAAPALHNLLSGKQGEIDGLLIDGVPHFRQAFIPVAVDRIGLARAVSEVSQDVIFGDLMVALDIPLPVHGLRNFKRVARLMLPFVSHFPMSLLFYGSSGTEHESKYQKFWLESDLLAGDFLFMKKYLPQNLHGKTVITNTTTPENVDFLRQRGVYLMITTTPRYDGRSFGTNMMEAALTAYAGKGRPLSDTELNQLIDHLDLRPSVELL; from the coding sequence ATGAAGCGAGCCGTGAGTATCAGTTTGGGAAGTTCTGCGCGTGATAAGAAAGTCGTCGTCGAATTTAAGGGCGAGGCGATTCAGGTGGAGCGCATCGGCACCGATGGGGATGTGGAGAAAGCCAAACATCTCTACGCTGAACTCGATGGTCAGGTGGATGCCTTTGGGGTGGGTGGTGTGGATTTATATCTGCGCCTGGATGGACGCGAATACCCGCTCAGGGCGGCATTGAAACTGGTTGAGCAGGTGAAACAAACCCCGGTGGTGGATGGACGTGGTCTGAAACACACCCTTGAGCGACGGGTTTTTGAATTGGCGGCACCCGCGCTGCACAACCTGCTTAGCGGAAAACAGGGCGAAATTGACGGGCTGCTCATCGATGGCGTGCCACATTTTCGGCAGGCTTTTATCCCGGTGGCGGTGGATCGCATTGGGCTGGCGCGAGCGGTCAGCGAAGTCAGCCAGGATGTCATTTTTGGTGATCTGATGGTGGCCCTGGATATTCCCTTACCAGTTCACGGCTTGCGCAATTTCAAGCGCGTCGCTCGGTTGATGCTGCCCTTTGTCAGTCATTTCCCCATGAGTTTGCTCTTCTACGGCAGCAGCGGCACAGAGCATGAATCCAAATATCAGAAATTTTGGCTTGAATCGGATTTGTTGGCTGGGGATTTTCTCTTTATGAAAAAATACCTGCCCCAAAATTTGCATGGGAAAACCGTGATTACCAACACCACTACTCCCGAGAATGTTGATTTTTTGCGTCAACGTGGAGTGTATTTAATGATTACGACGACCCCGCGCTACGATGGACGCTCCTTTGGCACGAATATGATGGAAGCCGCCCTGACTGCCTACGCAGGCAAAGGCCGCCCGCTCAGCGATACTGAATTGAATCAACTGATCGATCATCTGGATTTGCGCCCCAGTGTGGAGTTGCTTTAA
- a CDS encoding site-specific DNA-methyltransferase — protein sequence MTLPINTILHGDCVEVLNSLPAQSVDLIFADPPYNLQLQNELHRPNMSKVDAVNDQWDQFDSFAAYDDFTHNWLTACKRVLKPTGTIWVIGSYHNIFRVGAIMQNLGFWILNDVIWIKTNPMPNFRGVRFTNAHETLIWASTGQGARYTFNHQAMKGLNDEKQMRSDWWLLPLATGAERLRDEDGNKAHSTQKPAALLYRVILAASQPGDVVLDPFFGSGTTGAVAKRLHRNWIGIEREEKYIHIAQQRIAAIEPEPFDKHTFDVRSKKKIAPRVAFAKLLENGYFQPGQQLYFQADSARSATIKPDARLRAADGFEGTLHQTARHYAGDAPCNGWEHWFYKQGDEFYKIDKLREKYRGMVK from the coding sequence ATGACACTTCCCATCAATACCATCCTGCACGGCGACTGTGTTGAAGTGTTGAACTCGCTACCCGCCCAATCGGTTGATCTGATCTTCGCCGACCCACCCTATAACCTGCAACTGCAAAACGAGTTGCATCGCCCCAATATGAGCAAAGTCGATGCGGTTAACGATCAATGGGATCAATTCGACTCGTTTGCAGCCTATGATGATTTCACCCACAACTGGCTCACAGCTTGCAAGCGCGTTCTCAAACCAACCGGCACAATTTGGGTCATCGGTTCGTATCACAATATATTCCGCGTGGGGGCGATCATGCAAAATCTGGGCTTCTGGATTCTGAACGATGTCATCTGGATTAAAACCAACCCGATGCCCAACTTCCGCGGCGTGCGCTTCACCAACGCCCACGAAACGCTCATCTGGGCCAGCACAGGACAAGGCGCACGCTACACCTTCAATCACCAGGCCATGAAGGGGCTTAACGATGAAAAGCAAATGCGCTCCGACTGGTGGCTGCTGCCCCTGGCAACCGGCGCGGAACGACTCAGGGATGAAGATGGCAACAAAGCCCATTCCACGCAGAAGCCCGCTGCGCTGCTCTACCGCGTGATCCTGGCCGCCAGCCAGCCCGGCGATGTGGTTCTCGATCCTTTCTTCGGCAGCGGCACCACCGGAGCGGTCGCTAAACGTCTGCATCGCAATTGGATCGGCATCGAGCGCGAAGAAAAATATATTCACATCGCGCAGCAACGCATTGCGGCCATTGAGCCGGAACCCTTCGATAAGCACACCTTCGATGTGCGCAGCAAAAAGAAGATTGCACCGCGGGTAGCTTTTGCCAAACTGCTCGAAAACGGCTATTTCCAACCGGGGCAGCAACTCTATTTTCAGGCCGATTCTGCCCGCAGCGCCACAATCAAGCCCGATGCCCGCCTGCGCGCTGCCGACGGCTTCGAAGGCACTCTGCACCAAACCGCCCGCCACTATGCTGGGGATGCCCCCTGCAACGGCTGGGAACACTGGTTTTACAAACAAGGGGATGAATTCTACAAAATTGACAAGCTGCGTGAAAAATATCGGGGAATGGTAAAATAA
- a CDS encoding DinB family protein has translation MSDIDTQRKVLNKAQTQLRELMTDKERPEQAIEPFLNHHAMLHAAKMADAGLWSFEDAILDDMDEARIRRIPSGSENSIAWCFWHIARIEDVAMNRLIADQPQIFLQGNWQKRMQISFVDTGNAMSAEEMVQLSEEINIAALRVYRVAVGRQTRQIVTAITPTDFTKKVDLQRLEQIRADDAIREGAEGILEYWRKRTIAGLLLMPASRHILVHLNEALNLKRKR, from the coding sequence ATGAGCGATATTGATACCCAACGCAAAGTCCTAAACAAAGCCCAAACCCAACTGCGCGAATTAATGACCGACAAAGAGCGCCCGGAACAAGCCATCGAGCCGTTCCTGAACCACCATGCCATGCTACACGCGGCAAAAATGGCCGATGCTGGCTTATGGTCATTTGAAGACGCTATTTTGGACGATATGGATGAAGCCCGCATTCGGCGCATTCCTTCAGGGAGTGAAAATTCAATCGCATGGTGTTTTTGGCATATCGCCCGCATCGAAGATGTTGCTATGAATCGGCTCATTGCCGATCAACCGCAAATTTTTCTGCAAGGCAATTGGCAAAAGCGGATGCAAATATCCTTTGTCGATACCGGCAACGCAATGAGCGCCGAAGAAATGGTTCAACTCAGCGAAGAAATTAATATTGCAGCCCTGCGCGTCTACCGGGTTGCTGTCGGACGCCAAACTCGCCAAATTGTGACGGCAATAACCCCGACAGATTTCACCAAGAAAGTAGATTTGCAACGTTTGGAGCAAATTCGGGCAGATGACGCTATTCGAGAAGGAGCCGAAGGCATCCTCGAATATTGGCGCAAACGCACCATCGCCGGGCTACTGTTGATGCCCGCCAGCCGACATATACTCGTCCACTTGAACGAGGCGCTGAATCTAAAAAGGAAGCGATGA
- a CDS encoding YccF domain-containing protein produces the protein MSFLGNLVWLIFGGFLSGLGYIIGGLLFCLTIIGIPFGKQAIKLGIATMTPFGREIVVAEEFDNPLSLLFNIIWAIIFGWEIAVSHFVHGLILAITIVGIPFAKQHFKLIPLALFPFGRELR, from the coding sequence ATGAGTTTCTTAGGTAATCTCGTCTGGTTAATTTTTGGCGGTTTTCTCTCCGGACTGGGGTATATCATCGGCGGGTTATTGTTTTGCCTGACGATCATCGGCATCCCCTTCGGTAAACAAGCCATCAAGCTGGGCATTGCCACGATGACCCCCTTCGGACGCGAAATTGTCGTCGCCGAGGAATTCGACAACCCGCTCAGTTTGCTGTTCAATATCATCTGGGCAATTATCTTCGGTTGGGAAATTGCGGTTTCGCACTTCGTCCACGGGCTGATTTTGGCAATTACGATCGTTGGTATTCCATTTGCCAAGCAGCATTTTAAGCTGATTCCGCTGGCTTTATTCCCGTTTGGCAGAGAATTGCGCTAA
- a CDS encoding redoxin domain-containing protein, giving the protein MSRIEINTPAPEFELADFNGKLVKLADFRAQKNVILVFNRGFVUPFCRRHMAQLRQDYELFQAQDAEIIAVGPENAQAFKAYWAEHQLPFVGLPDPKHTVLKRYGQEVKIFKLGRMPAQSIIDKNGQVRYIHYGHGMQDIPENTELLQILAGLN; this is encoded by the coding sequence ATGAGTCGAATAGAAATTAACACCCCAGCCCCTGAGTTTGAACTCGCTGATTTCAACGGCAAGCTTGTAAAACTCGCTGATTTTCGAGCGCAAAAAAACGTAATTCTGGTATTCAACCGCGGCTTTGTCTGACCTTTCTGCCGCCGGCACATGGCGCAGTTGCGCCAGGATTACGAATTATTCCAGGCCCAGGATGCTGAAATTATCGCTGTGGGGCCAGAAAATGCCCAAGCCTTCAAAGCCTACTGGGCTGAACATCAACTCCCCTTCGTGGGATTACCCGACCCCAAACATACGGTACTTAAACGCTACGGACAAGAAGTAAAAATCTTCAAGTTAGGGCGCATGCCCGCACAGAGCATTATTGATAAAAACGGACAGGTGCGCTATATCCATTACGGACATGGTATGCAAGATATTCCAGAAAACACGGAATTGCTGCAAATTCTGGCTGGGCTAAACTGA
- a CDS encoding HD domain-containing protein, whose protein sequence is MPSIETARSWYPQNDPVHGFDHILRVYRMVERLAEVEGADLEIVRAAALLHDVDGSQQPVPRENEGSAVSDQRKMHQHSAANFARQILQSESWPEARIQAVEHCIRAHRFRDEREQPQTIEAQVLFDADKLDAIGAIGAVRAIGYAVLAEQPLHAEPSQHFLETGQKEPGEPHTPYHEHIFKLSKLKERMFTNSGRALAEKRHNFLESFFEQWQAELTAQR, encoded by the coding sequence ATGCCAAGCATCGAAACAGCCCGTTCCTGGTACCCTCAAAATGATCCCGTCCACGGTTTCGACCATATCCTGCGCGTCTATCGCATGGTCGAACGATTGGCCGAAGTTGAAGGCGCGGATCTTGAGATTGTGCGCGCCGCAGCCCTGTTGCACGATGTAGATGGCAGTCAGCAGCCTGTCCCGAGAGAGAACGAAGGATCAGCGGTCAGCGACCAGCGGAAAATGCATCAACATTCCGCAGCCAATTTTGCCCGCCAAATTTTGCAATCCGAAAGCTGGCCTGAAGCGCGCATCCAGGCTGTGGAACACTGCATTCGCGCCCACCGTTTCCGTGATGAGCGTGAGCAGCCCCAAACCATTGAAGCACAAGTACTCTTCGATGCCGACAAACTCGATGCTATCGGAGCCATTGGCGCGGTGCGTGCCATTGGCTATGCTGTACTGGCCGAGCAACCGCTGCACGCCGAGCCTTCGCAGCATTTTTTGGAAACCGGCCAAAAAGAACCCGGCGAACCGCATACGCCTTACCACGAACACATTTTCAAACTCAGCAAACTCAAGGAGCGCATGTTCACAAACAGCGGACGCGCTCTGGCTGAAAAACGACATAATTTTTTAGAATCCTTTTTCGAGCAATGGCAGGCTGAACTAACAGCACAACGATAA